The Oreochromis niloticus isolate F11D_XX linkage group LG4, O_niloticus_UMD_NMBU, whole genome shotgun sequence DNA segment acgtgcgggggcgcgtgcgtgctgtgtactgcgtacgtgtcgtgacctctctcactatatgtgtctgtatgtgtgtttatgggtgtctcgcccttaaatgctctcacatctcacccgttgcacttctgacctttcaccagaacagaggctcatccttacatataataacctaactagaactatatatgtaatctactgaataaatgttttaatcaaaagcctctactaaaagcttaatacagtttcatatcctactcacagtacttgcattcagagtctgctttcagtttcacttctgcaagagcctgcaacttcaaaaacatgtacttcctgtcgctgcagctcagtcttctcacccactgaagactccagtgtaagaatataaaaacattcaaaagcctttaaaattataaattcaactcaacagtttaaagtggttcttcttggacctgtaataaagactaatatgataccaatatatttgaacatctgaatgcatctaaatgcaacatcactattaataatgaaatgttaatgatgattatagaaatagcagcaaataatagcagtaaaatatttctcctcttgaTACCATGTAGCAGGTATATTCTTGCCTCGCCCATCCACTTTTGTTGTAGCGTTCATGTTGCATATTAAATATGTGATGCTCAACTGGGTTGCTATGACAATGACTATGTACATTAGGTGGTACTCAATTGTAATGGAAAGCCAGTCGATCTAAGTCGAGTCGTGGTGAGCCGTGGTGAGTCCATCCGAGTAAGAACTAATGAAAACGGGGCTATACAGAGGTGTTGACAGGACCAGGTTGTGATCTCATCTCCCTGGTGGGGAGAAGGGTGGTGCCTCTGTATGGATCCTGCATGTTTGCATGCAAGGTCCAGATATTTACTTATAGTTATGACACATTAACAATTGTAGTTGCATGTCTTAGTGCTGTTGGTACATTGCACAACTTGGATCTCACACTTATCTTAGTTGTAGCTATGTGGCAGCATAGCTAGAATCAAACAACAtttataaactttaaaaaaaaaattgaaacgCAACAATGTGATAGTGACTGGATGCTATAATTTTACTTCAGCCACACATTCAGCTATCACCCAAGTACAGACTGCAGGGCTGCTTAAACATAGGTAATGGAAAcaacatctttattttttaggCAAAGCAGTGTGATCATGACTGGGTACACATCGGCCACACAAGAGTCACTGTGGCTCCCTCTGACCGGTGTCAGCGGAGAACAAAGACACTACAAGCTCCTGCACCTGCTGCTGTACTACTCCACGAAGTGTTGTAATGAAATGTGCCAAAATAAATCACATAAAATGACTTCACGTCTGatggacttttatttttaacattcatTGTACCGTTTAGTGAAGAGCATGTCCACAAGTGTTCCAGGAGGAAGGAAACTGAATTCCTCCAAAGGAAGGATAATTTTGGGTTTTATATAAAACTCTGGGTCAGGACCTGGACAAAGTCTCTTTTACACTGCTGGAATTGCAGCCATTGGAAAACAGAGCACACATCAGTATCTAtcagtgtcatggtcctgggtcggtgacccagtgttttgagtttttgtatCATTATTGAACTTTGATGTTTGTAATTGTTTGTCttttctagtcttttggtttctgttcCTGTGTTCCATGGTTGCTGCCCCCCCAGTAAAGTCAGCgtctgttatgtttcctgttttactttaaaagtcTGTCCTGTGTAATTGCATTGAGTTTtacttcccctgtctcgtcttgtcagttactcccagctgtgttctccttcggtgtctcattcccctcgttatccctctgtgtgtttaagccccgtgtttctctttgtcagtgttgCGTCGTCCGTTTTTCGCCCCTCAGGTCATGTCAAGTGTTTTTCAAGATTCGTTGCAGCTCATGTTCTTAGTGTTTATTTCAAGTCAAGGTTCGCTCATAGTTCTTTCATGCATCTGTACCGAATCTTGTTCATAGTGCTCATAGTCTCCCTAGTTTTCATAGTTAAGTCATACTGTTCTCTAGTTTAGGTTCTAGTTAAGTTTAGCCTCCGTCCCGGCCGTTTGTCATGTCATTGTTTCTgccacaataaaggctcgcttttcgTTTGAGATTCTGTTCCATCTCTTCATCTGTGTCCTCGCCTGGGTCCACCTCACTCTCTCCACCTGGTCTGCCAGGCAGACCGTGACAATCAGTCAATAAAAATAATTCACTGAAATCTGCCAACATACTAAAGTGCATTATATTTAATTTCTAAACATATCCAACTTAAACTTTCAGAGCGGTTTGTTTGTTCACTTTGAAATAAACAGCAACACAGAGAGTGCACTCAGCTGAAATTATTAACTTGAAATAAAATGCGTATTTTACCACTCTGTGCACTAAATCCCAAAATTAATGATCTTCTGCAGCATTAGCGTCTTGTCTTACAGCAACACTGTTGCATTttcctgttacatttttatgttctttgtagacttttatatttattattattatcatcatctgATAACATCTCAGACTGGAGTAGGTGGCACCTATAGAATCAGTTTGTGGAGAAGAAGGGTCAAATGATGCTCAACATGCACACAGAGCCTGATGCAGAAAACTCGGATTAACAGAGAAATCTGAGAAGTAACATTGAGATGCCTGCTATCCCTGAACAGGGTTTTAGGATTTCTCAAGCCAGTTAATGTCCCAAAAAAGCCAGTCTTAGGTTTGAACAATATAGCTTACACAGACTTATACATATGTCTTATACAAAAGTGTTTCTAGTATTACTGTGGCAGTGGCATGTACAAGCTCATTGGTTTTGTGATACTGCTTGTGTGGATGTTGACTAGAGCTTTTTGGAAACATCTCTTCAACCTCAGTGGTTTTATATCTGTGGTGGCTGTAGTAGCTCATTTTTGTGGTAAATAAGGCTGTTTAAGTTTTAAGTCAAACTCAGTAACCATGTGCTCCTCAGCCTCGTGTATGGGAGCCGCTCATACCACCCAGAGTCAGAACTACTCCACCGGCAAACCTATGGCACTCCAAACCCACTTCAATGCTATGCAGGAAGTCATCACCCAGGGAGCTCAAGGCAGGGTGGAACTTGGGGTGGATGCACACTAGGTAAGGATTTGGTTGTGCATTGTAGAAATGCaagttttatatattatatttgagTGAACTATACAGTGTTATTTCTATCATCATATGAACAAAACTGTGAATAGAAATAACCCACACAAAAAGAAACGTGAAATAAATGTCTGAACTGGAAAGGGAGGGGAAGTAATTATAGgatattgtaggatctttaccttataatataacaTGCATTGAGGTGACCATTGGTGTGATTTtgcactacataaataaaattgaattgaaaattaaaatatattgaACTGGCATACAAACCATAATGTACAAATGCAGTGTGGTTTATATAAatgttaattgccccttggggataaataaagtctttctgcttctgattctgaaataaatcttggtatttgttcctTACATATAAGGAGCAAGGGAGTACAAAAGTACATGCCAAATGGAAAAGGagaaataaatcaaacttttttctttctttggaataaaaaacaaaactcaagggCAAAAGATGGAGATAGAGAAGTAGTATTATTTTCTAAAAGGTGACGAAAAGCAGGCTATGTATGGAAATACAAATTCATAACCATATCTTTGTAATGtttctcagttttattttacaacAGCTAAGCTCCATGGCCTGTGTTGTATAGCCCACAAAAATCAGTAATCAGTACactgtttttgacatttttcagttttaaatctCGCTGCAATTAGCCGTAAATTGTATCTCACAAACACTGTATGCTTGTGTCACAAACACAAGAAATTCAAATCAGTTTGGGTGTTTAAATAGTCTCCTCCTTGTATGcaacaaggccagttgcagacacactgctggccctgtgctggcccagaacagtttcagctctggccccagatgtcagcctaatgtgtaccttaatcaagccatgtaataacaacatgtgctggaacataatagtgcaaaagtaacatgaagaaactctgttcagacagtgaatggactgattcttatatagcgatTTGCtactctcccagattactcaaagtgctctatacaacatgctaCATTCACCCACTTTGTCTAAACGGAGTgtttcctaactacattcacactcttgacatgcagagtggaggagccagggattgaacctcTAACCTTCCactcagtagatgacctgctctacctcctgagctacaggtaCCTGGTGGTAGACATgtgtaaaccctcactaggttttggataaagtgtacactcacaaacctgtcaaacctgcatttgaaacgttggctaccatagcagtacagtattgcaacatggcatttgtgtcttctaactaaaataggagaaaaggaacataaatagtgccatcattgccagacctggcccacatctggttgacatacaccctgccatgacaccagtcagtcagaagtgccagctatGAGccatgttttctatgagcctgggccacataaaccaaaccacagtcgggccagatgtggcatgccatcacataaacagtgccatctacaccaggcctggcccatatctggatgacatgccacttaccatgccagaagtcagccagcagtgccggcaaTGTTTTTACGCCCAAACCTAGTTCGATCTTGTGCAATACATTAGTAGCTCAAAGTCTGAAGATTTTCTAAACTGTTTATATCATCTATGATATCAAGTAACTGAGGTTTGTATTTTGTTGCAAGATCTGTCAGGGCTGTTTGAGTCCAGTCTCCATCATGCCAGCCCCTCAGGTGCCGACCCCTCTGTCATGAATCTGATTTCAGCTCTGGATTCACAGCCTCCACAGCCCTCACCCTCTGCTTCCTCCCTCCTTTCTCAGTTCCGCACATCCTCTTGGCAGACTGGTGAGTGTTAGCCTGTTGTAggaacaacatttaaaaaataataacaaactaTTGTCAGTCCTAATTCTTaaccttaaaataaaatgaagtcaAATTTCAGTCCTAAAAGTATTTTCACTGATTCTATATGCAAAAAGAAAGATTTCTGTAGtctcaaaataaaagtaaaaaaattgacaatttttcaaaaatgaataGTAACTTAGAGTGACCAACACTTTCTATGTAATATTGTGTCCTGTAGCCATGCATACACCGGCCCCAACGGACCTCTTTATTTCAGGGGCACTTCCAGGTTCAAGCTCCTTTCActcctcctcagctctttctgcaTACCAGAATCCTAGCATTTTTTCTGGACGATCATTCACTCCCTCATTATCCCTGCAGGATACAACTACATTTAGCCAAACTTCTAACGGCTTGATATCCCCACATGATCCCTTGGTACACATTAAAAGATCCTCTCAATCCAGCTTGGGCTTTGATCACTTGCTGTCTTCCCAGAGCACTGCCTTCAAGGGCTCCCAGGAATCTGCAACTCCCCAGACCCAAGACCCTTCCACTTCCTCCAATTGCCACCTGTCCCCTCCCCAATTTAATCTGTTGCCCTCTCAGCTTCATAACTCATCCTCTCAACCATATAATGCCTCGATGTTGTCGTCGACGGCAGCCCTGCCACCTGCAATTCTTCCTGAGCCTCAGCCACTTCAACAGACAGCAATTTCCCGCCACAATAGTGTGATCAAGCATTACCCTCTCTCATCTTCAGCCTACACCACAACCCTACAATCACAATCCTATGCCAGCTCTGATGGTTCATCTGGCTACCACCAGCTAGTCAGCCATTATCAGCATGCTGGTGTGTCCTACAGTCCACTGGGGGAACGGAGCCTGTCCTCTGACCCCAAGACCTCACCAAGGATGGAATCCCAGATATATCAACCTGTCATCCAAACAGCCTATACCTCATCATTATCCACCTCCTCAACTCCCTCCTCATCTACAGCTACTACTAAAGGTGCCAAAAGTTCCTGCTCCACAAGTAACTATTCGTCTTCTTCCTGTACCCCACAAACTCCACCATcaacctcctccacctcctcttcatcctcttctAGCTCAAAGACCAGTACTATTTCTCTGTCTGCTCCCTCTCTTCAGCAACCCGCACCTCAGTCAGCACTAGTACCACCTCTTCTCCCAGTGGTGTCATCATCCCTTGTACAACAAGCAGCAGCCAATCAATGTCTGTCCACCTATGGCTCTCAATCTGTAACCAAACCTAGCACAAGCTTGCCAAACCACACCCCTCCCCAGCAACATATTCAGTCTTATTCCCTCAACCTGCCACCATCTACACACATGACTGTACATTATGATGGCTTCAACTCACCCCATGTCCGGGACTTGAGCACTGGAGCAAGGAGCAGTGGGGGGAAAGACTTCATGGGTGTAGGCTCTGGTGAACGCTCCTTCTCTGCAGAGATAATCATTCAAGACTCAAGTTTTGTCTCAACATCTCTCAGAAAACCACAAAGTCCATCCATAGACTATGGGAGTGGATCAGCCGGGAGTGGACCTGGGATTCACAGTGTATTAGGCTCTGCGGGAACTGGGAACGGGGCTGCTGGTAATGAAGGCAGTAACGCATATCACCTGACTGAGTCTAGTACATCACCCTCAACCAATTCTACGATCAGTTATTCAGGATTGCACTCTCCTGTAGCTGCCCGACCTGTACAGTCCCCTGGAGGCTCAGGGGCAAATAAATACTTGTCTTCGATCCCAGCTCCTACTTTTATGTCCTCACCACAAGGTTTCCCTGATAAGCGACAAGCTCGGAACCAGTTGTACCACTCATCACCCCCGAACACCAAAACAGAGGCCACAAACATGCTGGGAGCTGAGGAATCCCAAGATGAAGGAGACAGTGAAGATTTCCTTATCCATCACTTACTACATCCACAAAGCTCAAACCCCCATTTTTCCCAACATCACCCACATTCTGAGCAACTGTCTCAACCAATCCTTCATGGGGAAAGCAAGGGAATGACATATGATCTTAACAAGATATCAGAAGAGCGCTACCAGCTTCAGAGTGTCATTCGTACCAATAACATTACCAGCAATTCTGGTCTTGGAATGGCAATTAATGACACAGTGAGCTTAGACAGACCATTAGAAATATCACAGAAGAAACAACAGGCCAGGTCAGACTCGATCATATCAAAGTCAAATGCTTCAGGGGTGCGAAGAATATCTGATTCTCATTCTCATGCTATCCACTCGcatcatcagcaaaatgagTTAATGGGTTCTGCGGTCTATTATGGAAGAGGTGATCCCTACATACAGCACCCAAACTCCCAGCATCATCATAGCACTTCACATGTGTCCACACACTCTCAGCACTACACTCAACACTCTCGAATCTCCCAGCACTTTCTGCTCACTCAACATACACATCACTCTCAGCATTCTCAGCATATTCATCGCAATTCCCTCCCACAAAGTCACTCTCTTATAGAGATTAAGAAGCCTTCAGATGCAAATGACAATGCCTACTACCCACCAGATGTACAGCAAACTCGACAAAGtcatgtctctgtctctctgatgAATACATCACCAGACCATCCCAAGCAAACTCACATGTTACAGTCTGTCCCTTCTCACACTATCCAAAACAAGCTGGATTCCCAACAAGCCCCACAGCAGCAACAGaagcaccagcagcagcagcagcaacaccagCAAGCTATGATGGGTTCAGTTAGAAGAGCGGGGTCTGCTGGGTTGGAATCCCATGTACAGAACCGGTCCTCACAGATGCAACTTCAGCTCCAAACCCAGAGGCTAGATACCCACTACAGTGGAAGCCATCCAACATATCAAACAGGAGCCAGTCAGAGTTCAGTATCTCCACTACAGATGCTAGATCAATCGCTTTCTCAGGCCAATGGTACAGATAGTGGACGATCTCTGGACAGAAGTGGAGCTGATATGAATAGTCACTTCCTTTCTGAACAAGATTTGGACTTATACACCCCTTCACACTTGAGCCATCTCAACCAACCTCAGACCCACCCCCACACCCATGCTCTGCAACACACTCAGCACACTCATCATCAACTGTCTGTTACCACTCAGATAACTAATTCACACTTGCAACAGATGACAATACATTTAGCAACACCTCAACAACAGCAATCCCAGGCCACAGATCCTGAAACACAactctcacattcacagttAGAGCAGCTCAAACAGCATCAATTTGAGACAGTAAGCCAGACAGATAAAGTAGGACAGACTCAAGCTCAACTTCAGCAATGTGCACCTTTGACCTCAATCTGCTTTCCAGACTGTGTTTTTCTTGAGATGGAGGATATGTTTTGTTCATCTGAATACAAATCAGGCTATACTGGGGCAAGACACAGTGCTCAAGAAAACCTCAGCCGGGGTCATGGACCGATACAAGAGGATATGGAGGCTTTAAAATCAGGAGGTGCTGCAGAGGGCTATAATATGGTTGGTCATCACAGCAATCAAGGATTTGGACAGTACTGCCAAGGACTTTGCCAAGGAAATGGTGATCTGCACTTAGACCATGACTGTCTGAAGACTCATGAGCTTCCTTCCACTGTCATTACTGACCAGCTTGGCCTCATCCAATCCCAAACTCCCATTATGGGATTGAATTCAGCAGTTCAAGGGGATAGCTTAGTCAACAAGATGATAGCAACTGTGGGAGTGGGTGGAAATTCCAACAGTACTGGTGTAACCTCTCCTATCTTCTGTTCCTCTCGACCCAAAAAACTGCTGAGGACCAGCTCATTTCACTTGCTTAAACAGCGACGTGAGCCACAacctcaaacaaagaaaaactatgCGCAGGAGTATGAATTTGGGGACGACGAAGATAAAGCTGACGTTCCAGCAGATATTCGCCTTAACAATCGCCGGCTTCCTGACTTGTTGCCTGACTTGGTGTCTAGTTGTAGAAAACCTGGTGGGGTTTCTGGGATAAGTGGACTAAGCCCACAAACAGGTGACATGGACTTTTGCCACCCCTCCAGCTACTCTTCTCTTGGACACGATTCGCAACACCCCCCTAACGATGGTCCTAAGAAAAGGGGCAGGAAACCAACTAAACCAAAACGTGAAGGACCTCCTCGGCCACGAGGTCGCCCACGTATACGTCCTCTTCCAGAACCTCCTTACTGTAGGGGCCTGATGGGATCTGTGGCTGGAGAAAATAGGAGGGGGCGTGGCCGAGGTCGAGCGCGATGCAGACGGGAAGAAGGAAAAGTGCGCATGCATCGGGATATGAACAAAACTCAAAGCCTTTCATATAATCACCAGCAACAGTACCAACAGCAACAGTACAGCCAACAGCAGCACCTCCAACATCATCAACAACAAGATCACAGGCAGCAGGCAGACCTCCATCAAGTACCCCACCAGCAGCCCCAACAacatcaccaccatcaccagCAAGAACATATTTCCTGTCCCCACCCTCAACTGCATCATCAGCAACAACAGCATACATCTCACCAGTCGCAGCAAGATCCGGTCAGAACTTTTAAGGTAATGCAGAAAATCTGGTATGTAAATCTGGAATCACATAGTGGCATGATCCTAAGCAGGGTAAAACTTGTCTTAGCTTGGAATCTTCTTAATACTTAATAACCTGTCTTTTTCTCAGATCAAACTGCACCTTGCCACTATGTCTCCA contains these protein-coding regions:
- the prr12b gene encoding LOW QUALITY PROTEIN: proline-rich protein 12 (The sequence of the model RefSeq protein was modified relative to this genomic sequence to represent the inferred CDS: deleted 2 bases in 1 codon) is translated as MERNYPASGFGDLGTGTGWSYARSAKASLVYGSRSYHPESELLHRQTYGTPNPLQCYAGSHHPGSSRQGGTWGGCTLDLSGLFESSLHHASPSGADPSVMNLISALDSQPPQPSPSASSLLSQFRTSSWQTAMHTPAPTDLFISGALPGSSSFHSSSALSAYQNPSIFSGRSFTPSLSLQDTTTFSQTSNGLISPHDPLVHIKRSSQSSLGFDHLLSSQSTAFKGSQESATPQTQDPSTSSNCHLSPPQFNLLPSQLHNSSSQPYNASMLSSTAALPPAILPEPQPLQQTAISRHNSVIKHYPLSSSAYTTTLQSQSYASSDGSSGYHQLVSHYQHAGVSYSPLGERSLSSDPKTSPRMESQIYQPVIQTAYTSSLSTSSTPSSSTATTKGAKSSCSTSNYSSSSCTPQTPPSTSSTSSSSSSSSKTSTISLSAPSLQQPAPQSALVPPLLPVVSSSLVQQAAANQCLSTYGSQSVTKPSTSLPNHTPPQQHIQSYSLNLPPSTHMTVHYDGFNSPHVRDLSTGARSSGGKDFMGVGSGERSFSAEIIIQDSSFVSTSLRKPQSPSIDYGSGSAGSGPGIHSVLGSAGTGNGAAGNEGSNAYHLTESSTSPSTNSTISYSGLHSPVAARPVQSPGGSGANKYLSSIPAPTFMSSPQGFPDKRQARNQLYHSSPPNTKTEATNMLGAEESQDEGDSEDFLIHHLLHPQSSNPHFSQHHPHSEQLSQPILHGESKGMTYDLNKISEERYQLQSVIRTNNITSNSGLGMAINDTVSLDRPLEISQKKQQARSDSIISKSNASGVRRISDSHSHAIHSHHQQNELMGSAVYYGRGDPYIQHPNSQHHHSTSHVSTHSQHYTQHSRISQHFLLTQHTHHSQHSQHIHRNSLPQSHSLIEIKKPSDANDNAYYPPDVQQTRQSHVSVSLMNTSPDHPKQTHMLQSVPSHTIQNKLDSQQAPQQQQKHQQQQQQHQQAMMGSVRRAGSAGLESHVQNRSSQMQLQLQTQRLDTHYSGSHPTYQTGASQSSVSPLQMLDQSLSQANGTDSGRSLDRSGADMNSHFLSEQDLDLYTPSHLSHLNQPQTHPHTHALQHTQHTHHQLSVTTQITNSHLQQMTIHLATPQQQQSQATDPETQLSHSQLEQLKQHQFETVSQTDKVGQTQAQLQQCAPLTSICFPDCVFLEMEDMFCSSEYKSGYTGARHSAQENLSRGHGPIQEDMEALKSGGAAEGYNMVGHHSNQGFGQYCQGLCQGNGDLHLDHDCLKTHELPSTVITDQLGLIQSQTPIMGLNSAVQGDSLVNKMIATVGVGGNSNSTGVTSPIFCSSRPKKLLRTSSFHLLKQRREPQPQTKKNYAQEYEFGDDEDKADVPADIRLNNRRLPDLLPDLVSSCRKPGGVSGISGLSPQTGDMDFCHPSSYSSLGHDSQHPPNDGPKKRGRKPTKPKREGPPRPRGRPRIRPLPEPPYCRGLMGSVAGENRRGRGRGRARCRREEGKVRMHRDMNKTQSLSYNHQQQYQQQQYSQQQHLQHHQQQDHRQQADLHQVPHQQPQQHHHHHQQEHISCPHPQLHHQQQQHTSHQSQQDPVRTFKIKLHLATMSPPESLLRTDSLSSSNPVPSEGSVGSAPSLGLSPGPSTTVDYNRNEVNQTKDEIMIHQQRTQELVVDGWKKEIDNSLNPEAWTAMQKLSNLIDKKVFDFKPSFMASFLDFLKTGKKQPDLEPRHDGGNQETCSSMRGGIKCLSSPSPPLPPTSPQQPPGPFSDGSQGEGPDLALSSCQSSCKPLDDELKRNLGTLPSFSSDEEDSVSKNQDLQKSISSAISALYDTPHSLAAAVASAVVKVQPMLSPPTPQEPSLSPPLKTMSPLIPSMESIKDGALAHTQHNTQNKQNTREEQKMISILSDMEWVGSEHGKEEENSKKEEEGEEIANKEENMRHSYNMLQGAAGKQEKQDTASDTQIMEGPKFKGHDDLPSGRVPAPAPPSPFISSSPLTYSSPSPLPPPSISVPSPPPIQQNEEEVSLNDLSSDQHMQQSSYQQAPTAASSPPPSTSPPVIPLSPLSNLPRPIDPPPSTTPPPSSSDQDQEPEAGLPYFFSTLSSSPSSLSSHPPSPPTPEEAPQSQRLTSLHLAKKQADAAIAGESEEEDSESGGEGIFRERDEFVVRTEDIGTLKMALQTGREPPPIWRVQKALLQKFSPEIKDGQRQFCATSNYLGYFGDAKVYYQRLYVKFLENVNKKDYVRVCSRKPWHRAGLILRRQPLPKQLLTIHNQSQPRIDSRHKERRNERELMEQRERERRERETRKKVEMEHKERERKEGRDRKEQQKEERQKKEKDGREQNERGHRDVKMEWKKENESERREKEKKERELKERQQRKKEQSEKVKQDREQRERMKQEREWKEKERSLREQRDTDRQEREWGERHRGQKDREQREMETDSEQKEKEKAQEKEKKKNMEQVNRDYTMALKEEKNRGDIKIAFQGRANTSKDKAEPPPKKRKKWLKAVLSSSSESDYFLLSDDEGPARGGVNSRAMRDMFRSYVEMLVSTALDPDMIQALEDTDDELYLPPMRKIDSMLSEQKKKLLRRVNMSAQHQEVLHIFPRMTADPVESGDVKVHLGGEGYNRKTLNQVKRSIPKQQDMKLSIEICQIYSLYHSLHHYKYHTFLHCKKETDNIEQAAEDPGQEEVVQQCMANQGWLESLFSSFMELLTLSAKT